The following proteins are co-located in the Phyllostomus discolor isolate MPI-MPIP mPhyDis1 chromosome 1, mPhyDis1.pri.v3, whole genome shotgun sequence genome:
- the SALL2 gene encoding sal-like protein 2 isoform X5 yields the protein MSRRKQRKPQQLISDCEGPSASDNGDASEEDHPQVCAKCCAQFTDPAEFLAHQNACSTEPPVMVIIGGQENPNNSSTSSEPRPEGHNSPQVMEAEHSNPSDSGSSVPTDPTWGTERRGEESAGHFLVATTGTAAGGGGGLILASPKLGATPLPPESTPAPPPPPPPPPPPGVGSSHLNIPLILEELRVLQQRQIHQMQMTEQICRQVLLLGSLGQTVGPPASPSELPGTGGNASSTKPLLPLFSPIKPVQTGKTLAPSSSSTSSSAGAETPKQAFFHLYHPLGSQHPFSAGGVARSHKPTPAPSPALPGNTDQLISSPHLAFPGTTGLLAAQCLGAARGLEATASPGLLKPKNGSGELGYGEVMGPLEKPGGRHKCRFCAKVFGSDSALQIHLRSHTGERPYKCNVCGNRFTTRGNLKVHFHRHREKYPHVQMNPHPVPEHLDYVITSSGLPYGMSVPPEKAEEEAAMPGGSVERKPLVASTTALSATESLTLLSTGAGTAAAPALPAFNKFVLMKAVEPKSKADENTPPGTEASAIAGVTESGTATRMQLSKLVTSLPSWALLTNHFKSTGSFPFPCVLEPLGASPSETSKLQQLVEKIDRQGTVAVASTSSGVATTSAPAASASASSGPNQCVICLRVLSCPRALRLHYGQHGGERPFKCKVCGRAFSTRGNLRAHFVGHKASPAARAQNSCPICQKKFTNAVSLQQHVRMHLGGQIPNGSTTLPEGGGAAQENGSEQSTVSAAGSFPQQPSQQPSPEEELSEEDEEDEEEEEDVTDEDSLAGRGSESGGEKAISVRGDSEEASGAEEEVGMVVAAATAGKELDNNEKMIQPPSLPPPPLPPPPPPPPPPPSSGSLDQTQPVEQGGSDVAGGTEEAAKPERSSSPTSAFTLEEGSSTTLVEELSMQEVMRKEPGESSSRKACDVCGQTFPTQAALEEHQKTHPKEGPLLTCVFCRQGFLERATLKKHMLLAHHQNQCTAFLSKLNVRCRAFPTKPGSSSSTSATTSGLARPELFGLRTVAGNVPPAMEFRGAKGKRALLLQPPASKAVLEQLIIEVANCMFLLLPSSPEGASNDAAAISVSVTQS from the exons ATGTCTAGGCGAAAGCAGCGGAAACCCCAACAGTTAATCTCGGACTGCGAAGGTCCCAGCGCATCTGACAACG GTGATGCTAGTGAGGAGGACCACCCCCAAGTCTGTGCCAAGTGCTGCGCACAATTCACTGACCCAGCTGAATTCCTCGCTCACCAGAATGCATGTTCTACCGAACCCCCTGTAATGGTGATAATTGGGGGCCAGGAGAATCCCAACAACTCGTCGACCTCTTCTGAGCCCCGGCCTGAGGGCCACAATAGTCCCCAGGTCATGGAGGCAGAGCACAGCAACCCTTCGGATTCTGGGTCCTCGGTGCCCACAGATCCCACCTGGGGAACAGAGCGGAGAGGAGAGGAGTCTGCAGGGCATTTCCTGGTGGCTACCACAGGTACAgcagctgggggtggtgggggcctgATCTTGGCCAGTCCCAAGCTGGGAGCAACCCCATTACCTCCAGAAtccacccctgcacccccgcctcctcctcctccacctccgcCCCCAGGTGTAGGCAGCAGCCACTTGAACATCCCTCTGATCTTGGAAGAGCTCCGGGTGCTGCAGCAGCGCCAGATCCATCAGATGCAGATGACTGAGCAAATTTGCAGGCAGGTACTACTGCTTGGCTCCTTAGGCCAAACGGTGGGCCCCCCTGCCAGTCCCTCAGAATTACCTGGGACAGGGGGGAATGCCTCTTCCACCAAGCCCCTGCTTCCCCTCTTCAGCCCCATCAAGCCTGTCCAAACTGGGAAGACGTTGGCACCTTCTTCCTCATCCACCTCATCCTCAGCAGGGGCAGAAACACCCAAGCAAGCCTTCTTCCACCTTTATCATCCACTAGGGTCACAGCACCCTTTTTCTGCTGGAGGGGTTGCGAGAAGCCACAAACCCacacctgccccttccccagccctgccaggCAACACAGATCAGCTGATTTCCTCACCTCATCTGGCATTCCCAGGCACCACAGGACTGCTGGCAGCACAGTGTCTTGGGGCAGCCCGAGGCCTAGAGGCCACTGCCTCCCCAGGGCTCTTAAAGCCAAAGAATGGAAGCGGTGAACTGGGTTATGGGGAAGTGATGGGTCCCTTGGAGAAACCCGGTGGACGGCATAAATGCCGCTTTTGTGCCAAAGTATTTGGCAGTGACAGTGCCCTACAGATCCACCTGCGTTCACACACAGGTGAGAGGCCCTATAAGTGTAATGTCTGTGGCAACCGCTTTACCACCCGAGGCAACCTCAAAGTGCATTTTCACCGGCATCGTGAGAAGTACCCGCACGTGCAGATGAATCCTCACCCAGTGCCAGAGCACCTAGACTACGTCATCACCAGCAGCGGCCTGCCCTATGGTATGTCCGTGCCACCAGAGAAGGCTGAGGAGGAAGCAGCCATGCCAGGTGGGAGTGTGGAACGTAAGCCTCTGGTGGCCTCCACCACAGCACTCAGTGCCACAGAGAGCCTGACGCTGCTCTCCACTGGTGCAGGCACAGCTGcagctcctgccctccctgctttCAATAAGTTTGTGCTCATGAAAGCAGTAGAGCCAAAGAGTAAAGCTGATGAAAATACTCCTCCAGGAACTGAGGCCTCTGCCATCGCAGGGGTGACAGAGAGTGGCACAGCAACTCGCATGCAGCTAAGTAAGTTGGTGACTTCACTTCCCAGCTGGGCACTGCTTACTAACCACTTTAAGTCCACAGGGAGCTTCCCCTTCCCCTGTGTGTTAGAGCCCTTGGGGGCCTCACCCTCTGAGACTTCAAAGCTGCAGCAACTAGTAGAAAAGATTGACCGACAGGGAACTGTAGCAGTGGCCTCTACTTCCTCAGGAGTCgccaccacctctgcccctgcaGCTTCAGCTTCAGCCTCATCTGGACCTAACCAGTGTGTCATCTGCCTCCGGGTACTGAGCTGTCCTCGAGCGCTGCGCCTGCATTATGGCCAACATGGAGGGGAGCGGCCCTTCAAATGCAAAGTGTGTGGCAGAGCTTTTTCCACCCGGGGCAATCTGCGCGCACATTTCGTGGGCCACAAGGCCAGTCCAGCTGCTCGGGCCCAGAACTCCTGCCCCATCTGCCAGAAGAAGTTCACCAATGCAGTTTCTCTGCAGCAACATGTTCGGATGCACCTGGGGGGCCAAATCCCCAACGGCAGTACCACACTCCCTGAAGGTGGGGGAGCTGCCCAGGAGAATGGCTCTGAGCAATCTACAGTCTCTGCGGCAGGGAGCTTCCCCCAGCAGCCATCCCAGCAGCCGTCcccagaagaggagttgtctgaggaggatgaggaggatgaggaagaagaggaagatgtAACTGATGAAGATTCTCTGGCAGGGAGAGGCTCAGAAAGTGGAGGTGAGAAAGCAATATCAGTGCGAGGTGATTCTGAAGAGGCATCTGGGGCAGAAGAGGAAGTGGGGATGGTAGTGGCAGCAGCTACAGCTGGGAAGGAGCTGGACAATAATGAGAAAATGATTCAACCTCCTTCTCTGCCACCCcccccactaccaccaccaccaccaccaccaccaccaccaccatcatcaggCAGCCTGGATCAAACACAGCCAGTGGAGCAGGGAGGCAGTGATGTTGCAGGAGGCACTGAAGAGGCGGCCAAACCAGAGAGGAGCTCGAGCCCAACATCAGCATTCACCCTTGAAGAAGGCAGCAGCACCACCttggtggaggaattgagcatgCAGGAAGTGATGAGAAAGGAGCCAGGAGAGAGCAGTAGCAGAAAGGCCTGTGATGTGTGTGGCCAGACCTTTCCCACCCAGGCAGCTCTGGAGGAGCATCAGAAAACACACCCCAAGGAGGGGCCACTCCTCACTTGCGTTTTCTGTAGGCAGGGCTTTCTCGAGCGGGCTACCCTCAAGAAGCATATGCTGCTGGCTCACCACCA GAACCAGTGCACGGCTTTCCTGTCAAAATTGAACGTACGGTGCAGGGCTTTTCCCACCAAGCCTGGTAGTTCCAGCTCCACCTCCGCTACCACTTCAGGCCTGGCACGACCAGAGCTGTTTGGCCTAAGAACTGTGGCTGGGAATGTGCCTCCAGCAATGGAATTCAGAGGGGCTAAGGGAAAAAGAGCCCTCTTATTGCAGCCTCCTGCATCCAAGGCAGTGCTTGAACAGCTTATCATAGAAGTAGCAAACTGTatgttccttctccttccctcttctccagaAGGTGCTAGCAATGATGCTGCAGCAATATCTGTGTCTGTAACTCAGTCCTAG
- the SALL2 gene encoding sal-like protein 2 isoform X1 yields the protein MSRRKQRKPQQLISDCEGPSASDNGDASEEDHPQVCAKCCAQFTDPAEFLAHQNACSTEPPVMVIIGGQENPNNSSTSSEPRPEGHNSPQVMEAEHSNPSDSGSSVPTDPTWGTERRGEESAGHFLVATTGTAAGGGGGLILASPKLGATPLPPESTPAPPPPPPPPPPPGVGSSHLNIPLILEELRVLQQRQIHQMQMTEQICRQVLLLGSLGQTVGPPASPSELPGTGGNASSTKPLLPLFSPIKPVQTGKTLAPSSSSTSSSAGAETPKQAFFHLYHPLGSQHPFSAGGVARSHKPTPAPSPALPGNTDQLISSPHLAFPGTTGLLAAQCLGAARGLEATASPGLLKPKNGSGELGYGEVMGPLEKPGGRHKCRFCAKVFGSDSALQIHLRSHTGERPYKCNVCGNRFTTRGNLKVHFHRHREKYPHVQMNPHPVPEHLDYVITSSGLPYGMSVPPEKAEEEAAMPGGSVERKPLVASTTALSATESLTLLSTGAGTAAAPALPAFNKFVLMKAVEPKSKADENTPPGTEASAIAGVTESGTATRMQLSKLVTSLPSWALLTNHFKSTGSFPFPCVLEPLGASPSETSKLQQLVEKIDRQGTVAVASTSSGVATTSAPAASASASSGPNQCVICLRVLSCPRALRLHYGQHGGERPFKCKVCGRAFSTRGNLRAHFVGHKASPAARAQNSCPICQKKFTNAVSLQQHVRMHLGGQIPNGSTTLPEGGGAAQENGSEQSTVSAAGSFPQQPSQQPSPEEELSEEDEEDEEEEEDVTDEDSLAGRGSESGGEKAISVRGDSEEASGAEEEVGMVVAAATAGKELDNNEKMIQPPSLPPPPLPPPPPPPPPPPSSGSLDQTQPVEQGGSDVAGGTEEAAKPERSSSPTSAFTLEEGSSTTLVEELSMQEVMRKEPGESSSRKACDVCGQTFPTQAALEEHQKTHPKEGPLLTCVFCRQGFLERATLKKHMLLAHHQVQPFAPHGPQNIAALSLVPGCSPSITSPGLSPFPRKDDPTIP from the exons ATGTCTAGGCGAAAGCAGCGGAAACCCCAACAGTTAATCTCGGACTGCGAAGGTCCCAGCGCATCTGACAACG GTGATGCTAGTGAGGAGGACCACCCCCAAGTCTGTGCCAAGTGCTGCGCACAATTCACTGACCCAGCTGAATTCCTCGCTCACCAGAATGCATGTTCTACCGAACCCCCTGTAATGGTGATAATTGGGGGCCAGGAGAATCCCAACAACTCGTCGACCTCTTCTGAGCCCCGGCCTGAGGGCCACAATAGTCCCCAGGTCATGGAGGCAGAGCACAGCAACCCTTCGGATTCTGGGTCCTCGGTGCCCACAGATCCCACCTGGGGAACAGAGCGGAGAGGAGAGGAGTCTGCAGGGCATTTCCTGGTGGCTACCACAGGTACAgcagctgggggtggtgggggcctgATCTTGGCCAGTCCCAAGCTGGGAGCAACCCCATTACCTCCAGAAtccacccctgcacccccgcctcctcctcctccacctccgcCCCCAGGTGTAGGCAGCAGCCACTTGAACATCCCTCTGATCTTGGAAGAGCTCCGGGTGCTGCAGCAGCGCCAGATCCATCAGATGCAGATGACTGAGCAAATTTGCAGGCAGGTACTACTGCTTGGCTCCTTAGGCCAAACGGTGGGCCCCCCTGCCAGTCCCTCAGAATTACCTGGGACAGGGGGGAATGCCTCTTCCACCAAGCCCCTGCTTCCCCTCTTCAGCCCCATCAAGCCTGTCCAAACTGGGAAGACGTTGGCACCTTCTTCCTCATCCACCTCATCCTCAGCAGGGGCAGAAACACCCAAGCAAGCCTTCTTCCACCTTTATCATCCACTAGGGTCACAGCACCCTTTTTCTGCTGGAGGGGTTGCGAGAAGCCACAAACCCacacctgccccttccccagccctgccaggCAACACAGATCAGCTGATTTCCTCACCTCATCTGGCATTCCCAGGCACCACAGGACTGCTGGCAGCACAGTGTCTTGGGGCAGCCCGAGGCCTAGAGGCCACTGCCTCCCCAGGGCTCTTAAAGCCAAAGAATGGAAGCGGTGAACTGGGTTATGGGGAAGTGATGGGTCCCTTGGAGAAACCCGGTGGACGGCATAAATGCCGCTTTTGTGCCAAAGTATTTGGCAGTGACAGTGCCCTACAGATCCACCTGCGTTCACACACAGGTGAGAGGCCCTATAAGTGTAATGTCTGTGGCAACCGCTTTACCACCCGAGGCAACCTCAAAGTGCATTTTCACCGGCATCGTGAGAAGTACCCGCACGTGCAGATGAATCCTCACCCAGTGCCAGAGCACCTAGACTACGTCATCACCAGCAGCGGCCTGCCCTATGGTATGTCCGTGCCACCAGAGAAGGCTGAGGAGGAAGCAGCCATGCCAGGTGGGAGTGTGGAACGTAAGCCTCTGGTGGCCTCCACCACAGCACTCAGTGCCACAGAGAGCCTGACGCTGCTCTCCACTGGTGCAGGCACAGCTGcagctcctgccctccctgctttCAATAAGTTTGTGCTCATGAAAGCAGTAGAGCCAAAGAGTAAAGCTGATGAAAATACTCCTCCAGGAACTGAGGCCTCTGCCATCGCAGGGGTGACAGAGAGTGGCACAGCAACTCGCATGCAGCTAAGTAAGTTGGTGACTTCACTTCCCAGCTGGGCACTGCTTACTAACCACTTTAAGTCCACAGGGAGCTTCCCCTTCCCCTGTGTGTTAGAGCCCTTGGGGGCCTCACCCTCTGAGACTTCAAAGCTGCAGCAACTAGTAGAAAAGATTGACCGACAGGGAACTGTAGCAGTGGCCTCTACTTCCTCAGGAGTCgccaccacctctgcccctgcaGCTTCAGCTTCAGCCTCATCTGGACCTAACCAGTGTGTCATCTGCCTCCGGGTACTGAGCTGTCCTCGAGCGCTGCGCCTGCATTATGGCCAACATGGAGGGGAGCGGCCCTTCAAATGCAAAGTGTGTGGCAGAGCTTTTTCCACCCGGGGCAATCTGCGCGCACATTTCGTGGGCCACAAGGCCAGTCCAGCTGCTCGGGCCCAGAACTCCTGCCCCATCTGCCAGAAGAAGTTCACCAATGCAGTTTCTCTGCAGCAACATGTTCGGATGCACCTGGGGGGCCAAATCCCCAACGGCAGTACCACACTCCCTGAAGGTGGGGGAGCTGCCCAGGAGAATGGCTCTGAGCAATCTACAGTCTCTGCGGCAGGGAGCTTCCCCCAGCAGCCATCCCAGCAGCCGTCcccagaagaggagttgtctgaggaggatgaggaggatgaggaagaagaggaagatgtAACTGATGAAGATTCTCTGGCAGGGAGAGGCTCAGAAAGTGGAGGTGAGAAAGCAATATCAGTGCGAGGTGATTCTGAAGAGGCATCTGGGGCAGAAGAGGAAGTGGGGATGGTAGTGGCAGCAGCTACAGCTGGGAAGGAGCTGGACAATAATGAGAAAATGATTCAACCTCCTTCTCTGCCACCCcccccactaccaccaccaccaccaccaccaccaccaccaccatcatcaggCAGCCTGGATCAAACACAGCCAGTGGAGCAGGGAGGCAGTGATGTTGCAGGAGGCACTGAAGAGGCGGCCAAACCAGAGAGGAGCTCGAGCCCAACATCAGCATTCACCCTTGAAGAAGGCAGCAGCACCACCttggtggaggaattgagcatgCAGGAAGTGATGAGAAAGGAGCCAGGAGAGAGCAGTAGCAGAAAGGCCTGTGATGTGTGTGGCCAGACCTTTCCCACCCAGGCAGCTCTGGAGGAGCATCAGAAAACACACCCCAAGGAGGGGCCACTCCTCACTTGCGTTTTCTGTAGGCAGGGCTTTCTCGAGCGGGCTACCCTCAAGAAGCATATGCTGCTGGCTCACCACCAGGTACAGCCCTTTGCCCCTCATGGCCCTCAGAATATTGCTGCTCTTTCTTTGGTCCCAGGATGTTCACCCTCCATCACTTCCCCAGGGCTCTCCCCTTTTCCCCGAAAAGATGACCCTACGATCCCAtag
- the SALL2 gene encoding sal-like protein 2 isoform X3, which produces MSRRKQRKPQQLISDCEGPSASDNGDASEEDHPQVCAKCCAQFTDPAEFLAHQNACSTEPPVMVIIGGQENPNNSSTSSEPRPEGHNSPQVMEAEHSNPSDSGSSVPTDPTWGTERRGEESAGHFLVATTGVGSSHLNIPLILEELRVLQQRQIHQMQMTEQICRQVLLLGSLGQTVGPPASPSELPGTGGNASSTKPLLPLFSPIKPVQTGKTLAPSSSSTSSSAGAETPKQAFFHLYHPLGSQHPFSAGGVARSHKPTPAPSPALPGNTDQLISSPHLAFPGTTGLLAAQCLGAARGLEATASPGLLKPKNGSGELGYGEVMGPLEKPGGRHKCRFCAKVFGSDSALQIHLRSHTGERPYKCNVCGNRFTTRGNLKVHFHRHREKYPHVQMNPHPVPEHLDYVITSSGLPYGMSVPPEKAEEEAAMPGGSVERKPLVASTTALSATESLTLLSTGAGTAAAPALPAFNKFVLMKAVEPKSKADENTPPGTEASAIAGVTESGTATRMQLSKLVTSLPSWALLTNHFKSTGSFPFPCVLEPLGASPSETSKLQQLVEKIDRQGTVAVASTSSGVATTSAPAASASASSGPNQCVICLRVLSCPRALRLHYGQHGGERPFKCKVCGRAFSTRGNLRAHFVGHKASPAARAQNSCPICQKKFTNAVSLQQHVRMHLGGQIPNGSTTLPEGGGAAQENGSEQSTVSAAGSFPQQPSQQPSPEEELSEEDEEDEEEEEDVTDEDSLAGRGSESGGEKAISVRGDSEEASGAEEEVGMVVAAATAGKELDNNEKMIQPPSLPPPPLPPPPPPPPPPPSSGSLDQTQPVEQGGSDVAGGTEEAAKPERSSSPTSAFTLEEGSSTTLVEELSMQEVMRKEPGESSSRKACDVCGQTFPTQAALEEHQKTHPKEGPLLTCVFCRQGFLERATLKKHMLLAHHQVQPFAPHGPQNIAALSLVPGCSPSITSPGLSPFPRKDDPTIP; this is translated from the exons ATGTCTAGGCGAAAGCAGCGGAAACCCCAACAGTTAATCTCGGACTGCGAAGGTCCCAGCGCATCTGACAACG GTGATGCTAGTGAGGAGGACCACCCCCAAGTCTGTGCCAAGTGCTGCGCACAATTCACTGACCCAGCTGAATTCCTCGCTCACCAGAATGCATGTTCTACCGAACCCCCTGTAATGGTGATAATTGGGGGCCAGGAGAATCCCAACAACTCGTCGACCTCTTCTGAGCCCCGGCCTGAGGGCCACAATAGTCCCCAGGTCATGGAGGCAGAGCACAGCAACCCTTCGGATTCTGGGTCCTCGGTGCCCACAGATCCCACCTGGGGAACAGAGCGGAGAGGAGAGGAGTCTGCAGGGCATTTCCTGGTGGCTACCACAG GTGTAGGCAGCAGCCACTTGAACATCCCTCTGATCTTGGAAGAGCTCCGGGTGCTGCAGCAGCGCCAGATCCATCAGATGCAGATGACTGAGCAAATTTGCAGGCAGGTACTACTGCTTGGCTCCTTAGGCCAAACGGTGGGCCCCCCTGCCAGTCCCTCAGAATTACCTGGGACAGGGGGGAATGCCTCTTCCACCAAGCCCCTGCTTCCCCTCTTCAGCCCCATCAAGCCTGTCCAAACTGGGAAGACGTTGGCACCTTCTTCCTCATCCACCTCATCCTCAGCAGGGGCAGAAACACCCAAGCAAGCCTTCTTCCACCTTTATCATCCACTAGGGTCACAGCACCCTTTTTCTGCTGGAGGGGTTGCGAGAAGCCACAAACCCacacctgccccttccccagccctgccaggCAACACAGATCAGCTGATTTCCTCACCTCATCTGGCATTCCCAGGCACCACAGGACTGCTGGCAGCACAGTGTCTTGGGGCAGCCCGAGGCCTAGAGGCCACTGCCTCCCCAGGGCTCTTAAAGCCAAAGAATGGAAGCGGTGAACTGGGTTATGGGGAAGTGATGGGTCCCTTGGAGAAACCCGGTGGACGGCATAAATGCCGCTTTTGTGCCAAAGTATTTGGCAGTGACAGTGCCCTACAGATCCACCTGCGTTCACACACAGGTGAGAGGCCCTATAAGTGTAATGTCTGTGGCAACCGCTTTACCACCCGAGGCAACCTCAAAGTGCATTTTCACCGGCATCGTGAGAAGTACCCGCACGTGCAGATGAATCCTCACCCAGTGCCAGAGCACCTAGACTACGTCATCACCAGCAGCGGCCTGCCCTATGGTATGTCCGTGCCACCAGAGAAGGCTGAGGAGGAAGCAGCCATGCCAGGTGGGAGTGTGGAACGTAAGCCTCTGGTGGCCTCCACCACAGCACTCAGTGCCACAGAGAGCCTGACGCTGCTCTCCACTGGTGCAGGCACAGCTGcagctcctgccctccctgctttCAATAAGTTTGTGCTCATGAAAGCAGTAGAGCCAAAGAGTAAAGCTGATGAAAATACTCCTCCAGGAACTGAGGCCTCTGCCATCGCAGGGGTGACAGAGAGTGGCACAGCAACTCGCATGCAGCTAAGTAAGTTGGTGACTTCACTTCCCAGCTGGGCACTGCTTACTAACCACTTTAAGTCCACAGGGAGCTTCCCCTTCCCCTGTGTGTTAGAGCCCTTGGGGGCCTCACCCTCTGAGACTTCAAAGCTGCAGCAACTAGTAGAAAAGATTGACCGACAGGGAACTGTAGCAGTGGCCTCTACTTCCTCAGGAGTCgccaccacctctgcccctgcaGCTTCAGCTTCAGCCTCATCTGGACCTAACCAGTGTGTCATCTGCCTCCGGGTACTGAGCTGTCCTCGAGCGCTGCGCCTGCATTATGGCCAACATGGAGGGGAGCGGCCCTTCAAATGCAAAGTGTGTGGCAGAGCTTTTTCCACCCGGGGCAATCTGCGCGCACATTTCGTGGGCCACAAGGCCAGTCCAGCTGCTCGGGCCCAGAACTCCTGCCCCATCTGCCAGAAGAAGTTCACCAATGCAGTTTCTCTGCAGCAACATGTTCGGATGCACCTGGGGGGCCAAATCCCCAACGGCAGTACCACACTCCCTGAAGGTGGGGGAGCTGCCCAGGAGAATGGCTCTGAGCAATCTACAGTCTCTGCGGCAGGGAGCTTCCCCCAGCAGCCATCCCAGCAGCCGTCcccagaagaggagttgtctgaggaggatgaggaggatgaggaagaagaggaagatgtAACTGATGAAGATTCTCTGGCAGGGAGAGGCTCAGAAAGTGGAGGTGAGAAAGCAATATCAGTGCGAGGTGATTCTGAAGAGGCATCTGGGGCAGAAGAGGAAGTGGGGATGGTAGTGGCAGCAGCTACAGCTGGGAAGGAGCTGGACAATAATGAGAAAATGATTCAACCTCCTTCTCTGCCACCCcccccactaccaccaccaccaccaccaccaccaccaccaccatcatcaggCAGCCTGGATCAAACACAGCCAGTGGAGCAGGGAGGCAGTGATGTTGCAGGAGGCACTGAAGAGGCGGCCAAACCAGAGAGGAGCTCGAGCCCAACATCAGCATTCACCCTTGAAGAAGGCAGCAGCACCACCttggtggaggaattgagcatgCAGGAAGTGATGAGAAAGGAGCCAGGAGAGAGCAGTAGCAGAAAGGCCTGTGATGTGTGTGGCCAGACCTTTCCCACCCAGGCAGCTCTGGAGGAGCATCAGAAAACACACCCCAAGGAGGGGCCACTCCTCACTTGCGTTTTCTGTAGGCAGGGCTTTCTCGAGCGGGCTACCCTCAAGAAGCATATGCTGCTGGCTCACCACCAGGTACAGCCCTTTGCCCCTCATGGCCCTCAGAATATTGCTGCTCTTTCTTTGGTCCCAGGATGTTCACCCTCCATCACTTCCCCAGGGCTCTCCCCTTTTCCCCGAAAAGATGACCCTACGATCCCAtag